In Capillimicrobium parvum, a genomic segment contains:
- a CDS encoding flavin-containing monooxygenase, with the protein MTSATERLETVVVGAGQAGLAVGHHLANRNRPFLIVDANQRVGDNWRRHWDSLRLYSPACLDGLPGMPFPAPAWSFPTKDETADYLEEYATRFELPIRSGIRVEAISKNEHGYVVACADRQLEAENVVVATGTFGRPHTPAFAAGLDPGIRQLHSSEYKNPDSLREGPVLVVGAAHSGADVAMDTSRDHQTVLCGRDTGQVPFDIEGRPERAVWRVLSFLARRVLTTRTPVGRKMRSETRSHGGPLLRYKRADLAAAGVERVTSRAIGVRDGLPLLDDGRALDVANVIWCTGFKQDFGWIELPVTGEDGWPQEERGVMPSAPGLYFTGLAFQYAFSSMLILGAGRDAEHVVKHIIARG; encoded by the coding sequence ATGACCTCCGCAACCGAACGTCTCGAGACGGTAGTCGTCGGCGCCGGGCAGGCCGGGCTCGCGGTCGGCCATCATCTGGCCAACCGGAATCGACCCTTCCTGATCGTGGACGCGAACCAGCGCGTCGGCGACAACTGGCGCAGGCACTGGGACTCCTTACGCCTCTACAGCCCCGCCTGCCTCGACGGGCTGCCGGGCATGCCGTTCCCGGCGCCCGCCTGGAGCTTCCCGACGAAGGACGAGACCGCGGACTACCTCGAGGAGTACGCGACCCGGTTCGAGTTGCCGATCCGCAGCGGTATCCGGGTGGAAGCGATCTCAAAGAACGAACACGGCTACGTCGTCGCATGCGCCGACCGCCAACTCGAAGCCGAGAATGTGGTCGTGGCGACGGGAACGTTCGGGCGTCCCCACACCCCCGCGTTTGCCGCCGGACTCGATCCCGGGATCCGGCAGCTTCACTCGAGCGAGTACAAGAATCCGGACAGCCTTCGAGAGGGCCCGGTCCTCGTCGTCGGCGCCGCACATTCGGGCGCGGATGTCGCGATGGACACGTCGCGCGATCACCAAACGGTGCTATGTGGTCGCGATACCGGACAGGTCCCGTTCGACATCGAGGGTCGACCCGAGAGGGCGGTCTGGCGTGTGCTCTCGTTCCTCGCGCGCCGCGTCCTAACGACACGGACGCCCGTCGGGCGGAAGATGCGGTCCGAGACCCGCTCGCACGGCGGCCCCCTGCTGCGCTACAAGCGCGCCGATCTCGCCGCCGCCGGAGTCGAGCGCGTGACCTCGAGGGCAATCGGGGTTCGCGACGGCCTGCCGCTGCTCGACGATGGTCGCGCCCTCGACGTGGCGAACGTGATCTGGTGCACCGGCTTCAAGCAGGACTTTGGCTGGATCGAGCTGCCGGTCACGGGCGAAGACGGGTGGCCTCAGGAGGAGCGAGGCGTCATGCCGTCGGCGCCGGGCCTCTACTTCACGGGGCTGGCGTTCCAGTACGCGTTCAGCTCGATGCTGATCCTCGGAGCCGGCCGGGACGCCGAACACGTCGTGAAGCACATCATCGCGCGGGGTTAG
- a CDS encoding cupin domain-containing protein — protein MPKVSRETASEAVSLEGLDVRTEHLEGGYSVCFESHSADADIAGLFKGLPDDRCQVPRWGYVLEGMIAFRFADGEETYVAGDAYYVPPGHTPVHYAGAEIVEFSPTEGLRETIAVVIGNLKSAGAAR, from the coding sequence ATGCCCAAGGTATCCAGAGAAACAGCGTCCGAGGCGGTGTCGCTGGAGGGCCTCGACGTTCGCACGGAGCATCTCGAGGGCGGGTACTCGGTCTGCTTCGAATCGCATTCCGCCGACGCTGATATCGCCGGGCTGTTCAAGGGCCTGCCGGACGACCGCTGCCAGGTCCCGCGCTGGGGCTACGTCCTCGAGGGGATGATCGCGTTCAGGTTCGCGGACGGCGAGGAGACATACGTCGCCGGCGATGCGTATTACGTACCTCCCGGGCACACCCCGGTCCACTACGCCGGCGCGGAGATCGTCGAGTTCAGCCCGACCGAGGGACTCCGCGAGACGATTGCCGTGGTCATTGGGAACCTCAAGTCGGCCGGGGCCGCGCGATGA